The following are encoded in a window of Caldicellulosiruptor danielii genomic DNA:
- a CDS encoding ABC transporter permease: MSAVLKKELKIYFSTPTGYIFMGFFLLISGFFYAVSNLFPASPNYTSVLGNITFIFLVVVPVLTMRLLSEEARTKTDQLLLTSPLKLTEIVLGKYLAAVTVFVITIAVTVLYPIILSFYGDIPVAETLGAYIGFFLLGCSFISIGLFISSLTDNQFIAAVVTFSALLLTWVIDWLESALPTDRVAGFVFVLILVGLVSAWIYFTIRNIIISVSAAILGAGAFVAVYILKPEFYDNAIVRFFKWFSLLSRYQKFTNGLLDLSSIVYYLSFIFVFIFLTIRVLEKRRWS, from the coding sequence ATGAGTGCAGTTTTGAAAAAAGAGTTAAAAATATATTTCTCAACACCGACAGGATACATATTCATGGGATTTTTCCTTTTGATTTCAGGATTTTTCTACGCAGTGTCAAACCTGTTTCCAGCAAGCCCAAACTATACATCAGTGCTTGGTAATATAACATTCATATTCTTGGTTGTTGTACCAGTGCTTACAATGAGACTTTTGAGCGAAGAGGCAAGAACAAAGACTGACCAGCTTCTTTTGACATCGCCGTTGAAACTTACTGAGATTGTGCTTGGTAAGTATTTGGCTGCTGTTACTGTTTTTGTGATCACCATTGCCGTTACCGTATTGTATCCCATAATACTTTCTTTTTACGGTGACATTCCTGTGGCAGAAACCTTGGGTGCATATATAGGATTTTTCCTTCTTGGCTGTTCATTTATCTCAATAGGTCTTTTTATATCATCACTGACAGACAACCAGTTCATTGCAGCTGTGGTGACATTTTCTGCCCTGCTTTTGACATGGGTTATAGACTGGCTGGAAAGTGCACTTCCAACAGATAGAGTTGCAGGATTTGTATTTGTTCTAATCCTTGTAGGTCTGGTTAGCGCATGGATTTACTTCACAATAAGAAATATAATCATTAGTGTATCAGCAGCAATTTTAGGAGCGGGAGCATTTGTTGCCGTATACATTTTAAAACCAGAGTTTTATGACAATGCTATAGTTAGATTTTTCAAATGGTTTTCACTTCTAAGCAGATATCAAAAATTTACAAATGGACTTTTGGACTTATCATCAATAGTTTACTATCTATCTTTTATATTTGTGTTCATATTCCTCACAATTAGAGTGCTTGAGAAAAGAAGATGGAGCTAA
- a CDS encoding GldG family protein: MVKLDLKSIKSSFKTRKFKYGGYAAMLTASVIAILIVLNLLVGQIPAKLDLTHNRLYSLSKPTIDLLKNLKKDVTIYALFPAGNENPVISEFIQKYAEKSSHVKIKYIDPYKNPGFVKKYDTSGSGIDEGSLIVESGTKFRVINRYDMVDYSYNEQTGESNVTGLTIEQKLTPAILYVTSDKSPVLYELKGHGEDTLVGLGISSEIEAANFEIKDLNLLTEKSVPQDASAVVVISPKTDISDIELKKLKDYINSGGRVLFLMDLLKDELKNFNSLFESLGVRLEHGVVMEGDNNYNAGNPVWILPKLESHDIVNPIDLNNMYMLLPSAQPIVETKFKKRTITIEKLLTTTSNSWLRKDLKSTSLSKEKGDISGPFTLAVAITDKADALNTKLRPRDAKVVIVGNATFLNAQFSKNVPGNLNFVVNSLNWLQDKKDTLQIQPKDLTTFRLNISTSQAMVWAAITVVGIPIVILVLGLTVWLRRRHL; encoded by the coding sequence ATGGTGAAGCTCGATTTAAAGAGTATAAAAAGCTCATTTAAGACAAGAAAGTTCAAATATGGCGGATATGCTGCAATGCTGACAGCCTCTGTAATTGCTATTCTGATAGTTCTAAACCTTTTGGTAGGTCAAATTCCAGCAAAGCTTGACCTTACACACAACAGACTATACTCACTTTCAAAGCCCACGATTGACCTTTTGAAAAATCTGAAAAAGGATGTCACAATCTATGCTCTTTTCCCGGCCGGAAATGAAAACCCTGTAATTTCAGAGTTTATCCAGAAATATGCTGAAAAATCCTCGCATGTAAAAATCAAATACATAGACCCTTATAAAAACCCAGGTTTTGTTAAAAAATATGACACAAGTGGTTCAGGCATTGATGAAGGTTCGCTCATTGTTGAAAGCGGCACTAAATTTAGAGTAATAAACAGATACGACATGGTTGACTATTCATACAATGAGCAGACAGGCGAATCAAATGTAACTGGTCTTACAATTGAACAAAAACTGACACCTGCCATTTTGTATGTTACATCTGACAAAAGCCCTGTTTTGTACGAACTAAAAGGTCATGGAGAGGACACGCTTGTTGGGCTTGGCATCTCAAGCGAGATTGAAGCTGCAAATTTTGAAATAAAGGATTTAAATCTTCTTACTGAAAAAAGTGTTCCGCAGGATGCATCGGCTGTTGTAGTTATCTCACCTAAGACTGATATATCTGACATAGAGTTAAAGAAACTAAAAGATTATATAAACAGTGGTGGAAGAGTTCTATTTTTGATGGACCTTCTCAAAGATGAACTCAAAAACTTTAACAGTCTTTTTGAAAGCTTAGGAGTAAGGCTTGAACATGGTGTTGTTATGGAAGGAGATAACAACTACAATGCAGGCAATCCTGTATGGATATTGCCAAAGCTTGAATCACATGATATTGTAAACCCAATAGATTTAAACAATATGTATATGCTCTTACCAAGTGCTCAGCCAATTGTTGAGACAAAATTTAAAAAAAGAACAATTACTATTGAAAAACTCCTTACAACAACTTCAAATTCGTGGCTCAGAAAAGATTTAAAATCAACATCGCTTAGCAAAGAAAAAGGTGATATAAGTGGTCCATTTACTTTAGCTGTTGCAATTACCGACAAGGCAGACGCTCTCAATACCAAGCTCAGACCAAGAGATGCAAAGGTTGTGATAGTTGGCAATGCAACATTTTTAAATGCTCAGTTTTCAAAAAACGTTCCTGGAAACCTGAACTTTGTTGTAAATAGCCTCAATTGGCTACAAGATAAAAAAGATACTCTGCAAATCCAGCCAAAGGACCTTACAACTTTCAGGCTCAATATTAGCACATCACAGGCTATGGTCTGGGCAGCAATAACTGTTGTTGGAATTCCAATTGTTATTCTGGTATTAGGACTAACTGTATGGCTGAGGAGGAGACATCTATGA
- a CDS encoding DUF4340 domain-containing protein has translation MRKKKNRLITIVSVFLVLVLVIGAYFYVSYVNKKKQEAEEKKSSSASVTVTNFDRNKITKIDIKHDGIHLVLEKVKDKWIVNGINNPLYFDQDKIDDIAFSCAQMTAEKIADSNPKDLKKYGLDNPKSIVEATLSDGKKVTFYLGSETPITSTYYLMKKGDPKVYVVWTNHAENFTIKPQKLLSVKIPEIDTQNITYVKLVRKGQPTIEIKKVDEKNSKDNEWKYYVRLWNLVQPYSQPVGVASDKFSEFIENVPNFSPEDIVGEDVYNPKYGLQSPRIELIVKDNKNTLHLFVGNNADDSTVYCKMADSKVVFTMSTYKIDFMNTVKPFDLIEKFAYIVNIDYVDKIEIFTKEKKHTLILDKKLIKKARSEEEADEYKYNFQADGRKIDEDTFKKFYQEIIGLLIDGENDKKPTGTPEVTMKFYLVNKKVDVMQYIPYNDDFYMVVRNGKSDFVIAKEQVQKVLKDLEDLVAGKYKPPEN, from the coding sequence ATGAGAAAGAAAAAAAACAGGCTTATTACAATTGTGTCAGTATTTTTGGTTTTGGTTCTTGTAATTGGTGCGTACTTTTATGTAAGCTATGTGAACAAGAAAAAACAAGAGGCTGAAGAAAAAAAGTCCTCTTCAGCCTCTGTTACTGTAACAAATTTTGATAGAAACAAGATTACAAAGATAGATATCAAACATGACGGCATTCACCTTGTCCTTGAAAAGGTCAAAGACAAGTGGATTGTAAATGGAATCAACAACCCCCTTTATTTCGACCAGGATAAAATTGACGACATTGCCTTTTCATGTGCTCAGATGACTGCAGAAAAAATTGCTGATAGCAACCCAAAAGACCTCAAAAAATATGGGCTTGACAATCCAAAATCAATTGTTGAGGCAACGCTCAGCGATGGGAAAAAAGTTACATTTTATCTTGGGTCAGAGACACCAATAACTTCCACTTATTATTTAATGAAAAAAGGTGACCCAAAAGTTTATGTTGTGTGGACAAATCATGCAGAAAACTTTACCATAAAACCTCAGAAGCTTTTGAGTGTTAAAATACCAGAGATTGATACTCAAAATATTACGTATGTAAAACTTGTAAGAAAAGGACAGCCAACAATTGAAATCAAAAAGGTTGATGAGAAAAATTCAAAAGACAATGAATGGAAGTACTATGTGAGGCTGTGGAACTTGGTTCAGCCATACAGTCAGCCAGTTGGAGTCGCAAGCGATAAGTTTTCAGAGTTCATTGAAAATGTTCCAAATTTCAGTCCTGAAGATATAGTTGGGGAAGATGTTTACAATCCTAAGTACGGATTGCAGTCGCCAAGGATAGAGCTTATTGTAAAGGACAACAAAAATACTTTGCATCTTTTTGTTGGCAACAATGCAGATGACTCAACTGTTTACTGTAAAATGGCTGACTCGAAAGTTGTATTTACAATGTCAACTTACAAGATAGATTTCATGAACACAGTAAAGCCTTTTGACCTCATAGAAAAGTTTGCTTATATTGTAAACATCGATTATGTGGACAAGATTGAAATCTTTACAAAAGAGAAAAAGCACACTCTTATACTTGACAAAAAGCTCATCAAAAAAGCAAGAAGCGAAGAAGAAGCTGATGAGTACAAATACAACTTCCAGGCAGACGGAAGAAAGATTGATGAAGACACATTTAAAAAATTCTACCAGGAAATCATTGGTCTTTTAATTGACGGTGAAAATGACAAAAAGCCGACAGGTACACCTGAAGTCACCATGAAGTTCTATCTTGTCAACAAAAAGGTTGATGTGATGCAGTATATACCTTACAACGACGATTTTTACATGGTTGTTCGAAATGGAAAGTCTGATTTTGTGATTGCAAAAGAACAGGTTCAAAAGGTACTAAAAGATTTAGAAGACTTGGTTGCAGGCAAGTATAAACCACCAGAAAATTAA